CGTCTCCGCCTACTTCGCCGGAATGCTGACCAAGGTGGGGGTGTACGCCCTCATCCGGGCCTTCACCCTCCTCTTCGCCCAGGACACCAGCTACACCCACACCCTCCTCCTTTGGCTCTCAGGGGTCACCATGTTGTCGGGGGTCTTGGGGGCAGCGGCCCAGTTTGAGTTCCGGCGCATCCTAGCCTTCCACAGCGTCTCCCAGGTAGGCTATATGGTGATGGGGCTTGCCCTCATGAGCCCGCTGGCCCTGGCCGGGTCCCTGGTCTTCATGGTGCACCACAGCCTCGTGAAGGCCAACCTCTTCCTCGTCAGCGGGGTGGCCAAACGGCTGGCGGGCTCCTTTCAGCTGAGGAAGCTGGGGGGGCTTTACCAAAGTGCCCCGGCCCTCAGCGCCATATTCGTGCTGGCGGCCTTTTCCCTGGCGGGCTTTCCCCCTTTGACCGGTTTTTGGGCCAAGTTCCTCCTGGTCCGCGCCGGGCTTGAGCTCGAGGCCTACGCCATCGTGGCCGCAGCCCTCCTGACCGGCCTGCTGACCCTTTACTCCATGGTCAAGATCTGGGCCGAGGCCTTCTGGAAGCCCCTGCCCGAGGGCAGCGCTCCCGAGCCCGAACGGGTGGGGGCCTTGGCGGCTTTTTACCTGCCCATGCTCCTCCTGGCAGGGGCTACCCTGCTCTTGGGCCTCTTCTTTACCCCCCTTCTCGCCTTGGCCGAAGGGGCTGCCCGGGAGTTGCTGGACCCCGCCCACTACATCCGGGCCGTGCTGGGAGAGGGGGCGCGCTTGGGGGAGGGGCCATGAGCGTGTTTTTCCTCCTCAACCTGCTCCTGGCCTTGATCTGGGCGGCGATAAGCGGTTCGGTCAGCGCCACAAACCTGTCCATCGGGTTTCTGGTGGGCTACGTCCTCATATGGTTAGCTGACCCCCTTCTGGGCTCAGGGCGGTACGCCAGACAGGTTTTCGTGGTGCTGGGCTTCCTGGCTTTCTTCGTCAAAGAGCTGGTCCTCTCCAGCCTCCGCGTGGCCCGGGACGTGCTTTCCCTGGACTACGAGAGGAGGGTCAGCCCGGGGATCGTCGCCATTCCCTTGGACCTCAAGAGCAACCTGGCCATCACCCTGTTGGCCAACACCATCTCCCTCACCCCGGGGACGCTGTCCTTAGACGTTTCCGAAGAAGATCGGGTGCTCTACATCCACTCCATGTACGTGTCCTCCCCGGAGGCGGTGCGGGAAGAGATCAAGGGTGAGCTGGAGCGGAGGGTGCGGGAGGTGGTGGGCGGATGATCCTCTCTCCCCTTGCCCTGGCCCTTTGGCTGACCTTCGCCGTCCTCTCCCTTTCCCTGCTCCTTTCGTTGGTGCGGGCCATCCGGGGACCCACGCTGCCGGACCGGGTGGTGGCCCTGGACCTGATCATGGCCGTGGCCGTGGCCTTCGCTGCCGCCTACGCCGTCTTTGCCGAGGACGCCCGCTTCCTGGACTTCGCCATCGCCCTGGCCCTCATCGCCTTCCTGAGCACCCTGGCCTTCGCCCGCTACCTGGAATGGAGGGGTGAGGATGCTTGAGCTTCTCGTTGCCCTCCTCCTCCTAGCTGGGGCCTTCTTCGTCCTGGTGGCGGCGCTGGGCGTCCTGCGCTTTCCTGACCTCCTCATGCGCATGCACGCCTCCACCAAGGCCGGTACCCTTGGGGTGGGGCTCATCGTGTTGGCGGCGGTGGCGCATTTCGGGGAGCTGGGGATCACCGCCAAGGGGTTGGTGGGGGTTTTCTTCATCCTGCTCACCGCTCCGGTGGGGGCCCACGTGATCGCCCGCGCCGCCTACCTCGTCGGCGTGCGCCTTTGGGAGAAGACCGTGGTCAACGAGCGGGATGGGGGCCAGGGAGAGGAGGCCCCCCGCCTGGCCCGCGGCAAGGGGCCGGGGTCCACGGAGGAGAAGAAATAGCCCCCCCCGTGGGCTAGGGCCTAGTCCTTGACGCCTTCCCCTCGCCCTTGGTATAGTGCGCCTTGCGGCCGGTCCGCGGTAGCTCAGCTGGTAGAGCGGCCGGCTGTTAACCGGTTGGTCGCAGGTTCGAATCCTGCCCGCGGAGCCAGAGGGGGGCCTTGGGGCCCCCTGGGTCTTTTATTTGGGAGGGGAAAGGGGTATAATCCTCCCTTGTGCGGCCTGCCGGGCCGGGAAGGGAGGTGGAGATGCGCAGGTACGAGGTCAACGTCATCCTGAGCCCCAACCTGGACCAATCCCAGCTCGCCCTGGAGAAGGAGATCATCGGCAGGGCCCTCGAGGCCCACGGGGCCAGGGTGGAGAGGGTGGAGGAGGGGATGCGCCGCCTGGCCTACCCCATCGCCAAGGACCCCCAGGGCTACTTCCTCTTCTACCAGGTGGAGATGCCCGAAGACCGGGCGAACGCCCTGGCCCGGGAGCTCCGCCTCCGCGACCACGTGCGCCGGGTGCTGGTGGTCAAAAGGGAGGAGCCCCTTTTGGCTAAGGCGTAAACTACCCCCATGGCAAGAGGCCTGAACCGAGTCTTCCTCATCGGCACCCTGACCGCCCGTCCCGACATGAGGTACACCCCGGGGGGGCTCGCTGTCTTGGACCTGAGCCTGGCGGGCCAGGACGCCCTCACGGACGAGTCTGGTCAGGAGAGGGAGATCCCCTGGTACCACCGGGTGCGCCTCCTCGGCCGCCAGGCGGAGATGTGGGGGGATCTCCTGGAGAAGGGCCAGCCCCTCTTCGTGGAGGGCCGCTTGGAGTACCGCCAGTGGGAAAGGGATGGGGAGCGGCGGAGCGAGGTCCAGGTCCGGGCGGACTTCATTGACCTCCTCGAGGCCCGGGGCCGGGAGACCCAGGAGGACGCCCGGGGCCAGCCCAGGCTCCGCCGGGCCCTCAACCAGGTGATCCTCATGGGCAACCTCACCCGGGACCCCGACCTCCGCTACACCCCCCAGGGGACGGCGGTGGTGCGCTTGGGCCTGGCGGTGAACGAGCGCCGCCGGGGCCAGAACGAGGAGGAGAGGACCCACTTCGTGGAGGTTCAGGCCTGGCGCGAGCTGGCCGAGTGGGCTTCGGAGCTCACCAAGGGCGATGGGCTTCTGGTTATCGGCCGTTTGGTCAACGACTCCTGGACGAGCTCCAGCGGAGAGCGGCGCTTCCAGACCCGCGTGGAGGCCCAGAGGCTGGAGCGTCCCACCCGTGGGCCTGCCCAAGCCGGCGGAAGCAGGCCCCCTAAGGTCCAGACGGGTGGGGTAGACATCGACGAAGGGCTAGAAGACTTCCCGCCGGAGGAGGATTTGCCGTTTTGAGCACGAAAAACGCCAAACCCAAGAAGGAGGCGCAAAAGCGCCCCTCCAGGAAGGCCAAGGTCAAGGCCACCCTGGGGGAGTTTGACCTGAAGGACTACCGGAACGCCGAGGTGCTGAGGCGGTTCCTGTCGGAGACGGGGAAGATCCTTCCCCGCCGCCGCACAGGGCTTTCCGCTAAGGAGCAGCGGATCCTGGCCAAGTCCATCAAGCGGGCCAGGATCCTGGGGCTTCTCCCCTTCACGGAGAAGCTGGTGCGGAAATAGGGGGTCTTAGGGTGAAGGTCATCCTGTTGGAACCCCTGGAGAACCTGGGCGACGTGGGCCAGGTGGTGGACGTGAGGCCGGGCTACGCCAGGAACTACCTCCTGCCCCGGGGCCTGGCGGTTTTGGCCACGGAGGGCAACCTCAAGGCCCTCGAGGCCAGGATCCGCGCCCAGGCCAAGCGCCTGGCGGAGAGGAAGGCGGAGGCCGAGCGGCTCAAGGAGATCCTGGAAAACCTCACCCTCACCATCCCGGTGCGGGCGGGGGAGAACAAGATCTACGGCTCCGTCACCGCCAAGGACATCGCCGAGGCCCTCTCCCGCCAGCACGGCATCGCCATTGACCCCAAGCGCCTCGGCCTGGAGAGGCCCATCAAAGAGCTCGGGGAGTACGTCCTCACCTACAAGCCCCACCCCGAGGTGCCCATTAGCCTCAAGGTGAGCGTGGTGGCCCAGTAAGGCCTTCTGGCAGGCCGCCAGAGGCGGGGGCGACCCCGCCCTTTCCCATTACCGCACCCAGAGGGGCTGCGGGCCCGGCCCCTCCAGGTCCGCCAGGGCCAGGCCGGGTTCCAGCTCAGCCGGGGAGGGGATAGGAACGGCGGCCACACCTCCTGGCCCCCAAGCCCGGGGCCTTGACCGCGCCCGCCCCGGGACGGACGCCCCCATAGTGGAGCTTCGTCCCTTCGGGGTCCAGGTGGTCCCCGTAGAGCCACTACCCCCATCTGTGAGCGTCCCTTGGGGAAGGCCAGGGGCTACCTGAGGCCCCCTCCCCCGGGGACCAGGGGGTCTGCGCCCCCGCCCCGAGGCCCGCTACCTGGTATCCCCCCCGCGCCCCTCTGGTTTGTGGCCCCCGCCTTGGAGGCCAGAGGGCCATGGCGTATGCTTAGGGGCGTGGAGTTCCTGGTGGAGGACCTGGCCCTCATCCCTTACGGGGAGGCCTGGGCGTACCAGAAGGAGGTCCATCGGCAGGTGGTGGAGGGGAAGCGTCCCCCCACCCTCCTCCTCCTGGAGCACCCCCGGGTCATCACCCTGGGGCGCAAGGCCACAGGGGAAAACCTCCTCTTCCCAGAAAGCTGGTACCGGGAGCAGGGCTTTGCGCTCTAC
The genomic region above belongs to Thermus sediminis and contains:
- a CDS encoding proton-conducting transporter transmembrane domain-containing protein — translated: MSWLILAPILVPAGTAFVSLLLWRHLFWQKALAVLGAGGTLAASLWLVGAVHAQGVMATQLGNWPAPFGISFVADHLSAVMTALAALMGFAAAVYALGDVDEARFRHAFFPLFHILLMGVNGAFLTGDLFNLYVWFEVLLIASFALMALGGGRIQMDGAVKYAFINLFSSLLLLSAIGLTYGMTGTLNMAELALLLPETGAAGLVTTVAMLFLVAFGIKAAIFPLFFWLPASYHVPPVTVSAYFAGMLTKVGVYALIRAFTLLFAQDTSYTHTLLLWLSGVTMLSGVLGAAAQFEFRRILAFHSVSQVGYMVMGLALMSPLALAGSLVFMVHHSLVKANLFLVSGVAKRLAGSFQLRKLGGLYQSAPALSAIFVLAAFSLAGFPPLTGFWAKFLLVRAGLELEAYAIVAAALLTGLLTLYSMVKIWAEAFWKPLPEGSAPEPERVGALAAFYLPMLLLAGATLLLGLFFTPLLALAEGAARELLDPAHYIRAVLGEGARLGEGP
- a CDS encoding Na+/H+ antiporter subunit E, producing MSVFFLLNLLLALIWAAISGSVSATNLSIGFLVGYVLIWLADPLLGSGRYARQVFVVLGFLAFFVKELVLSSLRVARDVLSLDYERRVSPGIVAIPLDLKSNLAITLLANTISLTPGTLSLDVSEEDRVLYIHSMYVSSPEAVREEIKGELERRVREVVGG
- a CDS encoding monovalent cation/H+ antiporter complex subunit F → MILSPLALALWLTFAVLSLSLLLSLVRAIRGPTLPDRVVALDLIMAVAVAFAAAYAVFAEDARFLDFAIALALIAFLSTLAFARYLEWRGEDA
- the mnhG gene encoding monovalent cation/H(+) antiporter subunit G; the encoded protein is MLELLVALLLLAGAFFVLVAALGVLRFPDLLMRMHASTKAGTLGVGLIVLAAVAHFGELGITAKGLVGVFFILLTAPVGAHVIARAAYLVGVRLWEKTVVNERDGGQGEEAPRLARGKGPGSTEEKK
- the rpsF gene encoding 30S ribosomal protein S6 — its product is MRRYEVNVILSPNLDQSQLALEKEIIGRALEAHGARVERVEEGMRRLAYPIAKDPQGYFLFYQVEMPEDRANALARELRLRDHVRRVLVVKREEPLLAKA
- a CDS encoding single-stranded DNA-binding protein, with the translated sequence MARGLNRVFLIGTLTARPDMRYTPGGLAVLDLSLAGQDALTDESGQEREIPWYHRVRLLGRQAEMWGDLLEKGQPLFVEGRLEYRQWERDGERRSEVQVRADFIDLLEARGRETQEDARGQPRLRRALNQVILMGNLTRDPDLRYTPQGTAVVRLGLAVNERRRGQNEEERTHFVEVQAWRELAEWASELTKGDGLLVIGRLVNDSWTSSSGERRFQTRVEAQRLERPTRGPAQAGGSRPPKVQTGGVDIDEGLEDFPPEEDLPF
- the rpsR gene encoding 30S ribosomal protein S18 — encoded protein: MSTKNAKPKKEAQKRPSRKAKVKATLGEFDLKDYRNAEVLRRFLSETGKILPRRRTGLSAKEQRILAKSIKRARILGLLPFTEKLVRK
- the rplI gene encoding 50S ribosomal protein L9, encoding MKVILLEPLENLGDVGQVVDVRPGYARNYLLPRGLAVLATEGNLKALEARIRAQAKRLAERKAEAERLKEILENLTLTIPVRAGENKIYGSVTAKDIAEALSRQHGIAIDPKRLGLERPIKELGEYVLTYKPHPEVPISLKVSVVAQ